In the genome of Coregonus clupeaformis isolate EN_2021a chromosome 1, ASM2061545v1, whole genome shotgun sequence, one region contains:
- the LOC121572101 gene encoding zinc finger protein 263 isoform X5: protein MSKIERLNARVAKLLTVAVHEVLEVVKETVSEYQEKTARTQRENLSLRRRLQELQDKMKRENTAISGKTEQEEGSEGSPWPIQQDPESTQHEDKPVLTQKPWRRLEEEYNNSLELDHLEDSETECNVTLTLAERSGAPPERLSQVTVYMPHSLCDADLDSMHTGHMSSNMLPLSHPSSPPHPGLSSGEIKTEPDHLEYSSAPQEPPDQNQFFECEDSDSSATQNHSAPEPMQNNPEMHGIVHYINAEGLNTFVDSFPFACHPELVQDARRQHRPLLRREESHSCILCGKTFSRIGNLRIHQRCHTGEKPYCCLHCGRRFSHAGNLQKHKRVHTGERPYGCQQCGKTFSQSSHLKKHQRIHVVRHLSVE from the exons ATGTCGAAAATTGAGCGTCTGAACGCCCGTGTGGCGAAGCTGCTGACGGTGGCGGTGCATGAGGTTTTGGAGGTGGTGAAAGAGACTGTGTCTGAGTACCAGGAGAAAACAGCCAGAACTCAGAGAGAGAACTTGAGTCTGAGGAGGAGACTGCAGGAACTCCAGGACaagatgaagagagagaacacag CCATTTCAGGTAAAACCGAGCAGGAGGAGGGAAGCGAGGGCAGCCCCTGGCCGATTCAACAGGACCCAGAGTCTACACAGCACGAGGACAAACCAGTGCTCACCCAGAAACCGTGGAGGAGACTGGAGGAAGAGTACAACAACTCACTGGAGCTAGACCACTTGGAGGACTCCGAGACTGAGTGTAATGTCACACTAACGTTAGCTGAGCGTAGCGGAGCGCCTCCAGAGAGGTTGTCACAGGTGACTGTATACATGCCTCACTCTCTATGTGACGCCGACCTAGACTCCATGCACACAGGACATATGTCCTCCAACATGTTACCCCTAAGCCATCCCAGCTCTCCTCCTCACCCAGGTCTGTCCTCGGGTGAAATCAAAACCGAACCTGACCACCTGGAATATTCCTCTGCCCCCCAAGAGCCCCCAGACCAGAACCAATTTTTTGAGTGTGAAGACTCGGATAGTAGCGCAACGCAAAATCACAGTGCCCCGGAACCCATGCAGAACAACCCGGAAATGCACGGCATAGTGCACTACATCAACGCAGAAGGTCTAAACACCTTTGTGGACTCGTTTCCCTTCGCATGTCACCCAGAGTTGGTCCAGGACGCCAGGCGACAACACAGGCCTCTGCTTAGGCGTGAGGAGAGCCACAGCTGCATTCTGTGCGGGAAGACGTTCAGCCGGATCGGGAATCTTCGGATCCACCAGCGCtgtcacacaggggagaaaccctattGCTGCCTGCACTGTGGGAGACGCTTCAGTCACGCTGGGAACCTGCAGAAACATAAGAGGGTCCACACTGGGGAAAGACCGTATGGCTGCCAACAGTGCGGCAAGACTTTCAGTCAGTCCAGTCACCTTAAGAAGCATCAGAGAATTCACGTTGTCAGGCATCTTAGTGTTGAATAA
- the LOC121572101 gene encoding zinc finger protein 184 isoform X4 has translation MSKIERLNARVAKLLTVAVHEVLEVVKETVSEYQEKTARTQRENLSLRRRLQELQDKMKRENTAQQSATAPTAISGKTEQEEGSEGSPWPIQQDPESTQHEDKPVLTQKPWRRLEEEYNNSLELDHLEDSETECNVTLTLAERSGAPPERLSQVTVYMPHSLCDADLDSMHTGHMSSNMLPLSHPSSPPHPGLSSGEIKTEPDHLEYSSAPQEPPDQNQFFECEDSDSSATQNHSAPEPMQNNPEMHGIVHYINAEGLNTFVDSFPFACHPELVQDARRQHRPLLRREESHSCILCGKTFSRIGNLRIHQRCHTGEKPYCCLHCGRRFSHAGNLQKHKRVHTGERPYGCQQCGKTFSQSSHLKKHQRIHVVRHLSVE, from the exons ATGTCGAAAATTGAGCGTCTGAACGCCCGTGTGGCGAAGCTGCTGACGGTGGCGGTGCATGAGGTTTTGGAGGTGGTGAAAGAGACTGTGTCTGAGTACCAGGAGAAAACAGCCAGAACTCAGAGAGAGAACTTGAGTCTGAGGAGGAGACTGCAGGAACTCCAGGACaagatgaagagagagaacacag CTCAACAGTCTGCCACTGCTCCCACAGCCATTTCAGGTAAAACCGAGCAGGAGGAGGGAAGCGAGGGCAGCCCCTGGCCGATTCAACAGGACCCAGAGTCTACACAGCACGAGGACAAACCAGTGCTCACCCAGAAACCGTGGAGGAGACTGGAGGAAGAGTACAACAACTCACTGGAGCTAGACCACTTGGAGGACTCCGAGACTGAGTGTAATGTCACACTAACGTTAGCTGAGCGTAGCGGAGCGCCTCCAGAGAGGTTGTCACAGGTGACTGTATACATGCCTCACTCTCTATGTGACGCCGACCTAGACTCCATGCACACAGGACATATGTCCTCCAACATGTTACCCCTAAGCCATCCCAGCTCTCCTCCTCACCCAGGTCTGTCCTCGGGTGAAATCAAAACCGAACCTGACCACCTGGAATATTCCTCTGCCCCCCAAGAGCCCCCAGACCAGAACCAATTTTTTGAGTGTGAAGACTCGGATAGTAGCGCAACGCAAAATCACAGTGCCCCGGAACCCATGCAGAACAACCCGGAAATGCACGGCATAGTGCACTACATCAACGCAGAAGGTCTAAACACCTTTGTGGACTCGTTTCCCTTCGCATGTCACCCAGAGTTGGTCCAGGACGCCAGGCGACAACACAGGCCTCTGCTTAGGCGTGAGGAGAGCCACAGCTGCATTCTGTGCGGGAAGACGTTCAGCCGGATCGGGAATCTTCGGATCCACCAGCGCtgtcacacaggggagaaaccctattGCTGCCTGCACTGTGGGAGACGCTTCAGTCACGCTGGGAACCTGCAGAAACATAAGAGGGTCCACACTGGGGAAAGACCGTATGGCTGCCAACAGTGCGGCAAGACTTTCAGTCAGTCCAGTCACCTTAAGAAGCATCAGAGAATTCACGTTGTCAGGCATCTTAGTGTTGAATAA